A DNA window from Danio aesculapii chromosome 14, fDanAes4.1, whole genome shotgun sequence contains the following coding sequences:
- the wdr1 gene encoding WD repeat-containing protein 1 isoform X1, whose product MSYELKRVFASLPHMERGVAKVLGGDPKGNNFLYTNGKSVIIRNIENPAIADVYTEHPHQVIVAKYCPSGFYIASGDVSGKVRIWDTTQKEHLLKYEYQPFGGKIKDIAWTEDSKRLAVVGEGREKFGAVFLWDTGSSVGEIVGHSKIINSVDIKQTRPYRLVTGSDDNCTTFLEGPPFKFKCTMTDHSRFVNCVRFSPDGNRYASAGADGQIFLYDGKTGEKLSSLGGEKAHDGGIYAVSWSPDSTQLISASGDRTVKLWDVSSGTSVSTFSLGSDVLDQQLGCLWVNKHLLSVSLSGYINYLDRNNPDRPLRTIKGHTKSIQCVTVHKADGRTSIYSGSHDGHINYWDAESGENEAFVGKGHSNLVSRMMVDDAERLVTCSMDDTVRYTDLKKKEYSASDMVKMDVQPKCVSVGPGGLAVTVCIGQLVLLKDKKKLFTLDSLDYEPEAVAVHPGGGTVAVGGADGKVHLYSVQGNTLRDDGKALEVQGPVTDMSYSKDGAFLAVTDEKKVVTVFTVADAYKEKSEFYGHHAKVVCLSWSPDNDHFATSGMDMMVYVWTVSDTEKRIKLPDCHRLHHVSGLAWLNSNTLVTTSHDACIKQWTLKI is encoded by the exons AGCGAGTGTTTGCCAGCCTGCCTCATATGGAAAGGGGCGTGGCCAAAGTCCTGGGCGGAGACCCTAAAGGAAACAACTTCCTGTACACCAACGGCAAGAGTGTGATCATCAGGAACATCGAG AACCCTGCGATCGCTGACGTCTACACCGAGCATCCACATCAGGTCATCGTGGCCAAATACTGTCCCAGTGGCTTCTACATCGCATCGggcg atgtgtCAGGGAAGGTGCGTATCTGGGACACCACACAGAAGGAGCACCTGCTGAAGTACGAGTATCAGCCGTTCGGCGGGAAGATCAAAGACATCGCCTGGACAGAAGACAGCAAGAGACTGGCGGTGGTGGGGGAGGGGCGAGAGAA gtttggTGCAGTGTTCCTCTGGGACACCGGTTCATCAGTGGGGGAGATTGTGGGTCACAGTAAGATCATCAACAGTGTGGACATCAAGCAGACGCGTCCGTATCGGCTGGTGACCGGCAGCGACGACAACTGCACCACCTTCCTGGAGGGCCCGCCGTTCAAGTTCAAGTGCACCATGACC gATCACAGCCGCTTCGTCAACTGTGTGCGCTTCTCTCCTGATGGAAATCGTTACGCTTCTGCCGGAGCTGATGGAcag ATCTTCCTGTATGATGGTAAGACTGGAGAGAAGCTGTCGTCTCTGGGTGGAGAGAAGGCTCATGATGGAGGGATCTACGCT GTGAGCTGGAGTCCTGACAGTACGCAGTTGATCTCTGCATCAGGTGATCGGACAGTGAAGCTGTGGGACGTGAGCAGCGGGACGAGCGTCTCCACCTTCAGTCTGGGCTCAGATGTTCTGGATCAGCAGCTGGGCTGTCTCTGGGTCAACAAACACCTGCTGAGCGTCTCTCTGTCCGGATACATCAACTACCTGGACAGAAACAACCCCGACCGCCCGCTGCGCACCATCAAG ggtcaCACTAAGTCCATCCAGTGTGTGACGGTCCACAAGGCGGACGGACGGACGAGCATCTACTCCGGCAGTCATGATGGACACATCAAT tacTGGGACGCGGAGAGCGGCGAGAACGAGGCGTTCGTGGGTAAAGGACACTCCAATCTGGTGTCCAGGATGATGGTGGACGACGCAGAGCGGCTGGTGACCTGCAGTATGGACGACACTGTGCGCTACACTGACCTGAAGAAGAAGGAGTACag tgcgTCTGATATGGTCAAAATGGACGTGCAGCCAAAGTGTGTGAGTGTGGGACCAGGAGGACTCGCCGTCACTGTGTGTATCGGACAG ctGGTTCTGTTGAAGGATAAGAAGAAGCTCTTCACTCTGGACTCTCTGGACTACGAGCCTGAAGCTGTGGCCGTTCATCCTGGAGGCGGGACTGTGGCAGTGGGCGGAGCC gacGGGAAGGTGCATCTGTATTCGGTTCAGGGAAACACACTGAGGGATGATGGGAAGGCGCTGGAGGTGCAGGGACCCGTGACGGACATGTCTTACTCTAAAGATGGAGCGTTCCTGGCGGTGACGGATGAGAAGAAGGTGGTCACCGTGTTCACCGTCGCTGATGCGTACAAG gagaaGAGTGAGTTCTACGGGCATCATGCGAAGGTGGTGTGTCTGTCCTGGTCTCCTGATAATGATCACTTCGCCACCAGCGGGATGGACATGATGGTGTACGTGTGGACGGTCAGCGACACTGAGAAGAGGATCAAGCTGCCGG attGTCATCGGCTGCATCACGTCAGCGGTCTGGCCTGGCTGAACTCCAACACACTCGTCACCACATCTCATGACGCCTGCATCAAACAGTGGACTCTGAAAATCTGA
- the wdr1 gene encoding WD repeat-containing protein 1 isoform X2, whose amino-acid sequence MSYELKRVFASLPHMERGVAKVLGGDPKGNNFLYTNGKSVIIRNIENPAIADVYTEHPHQVIVAKYCPSGFYIASGDVSGKVRIWDTTQKEHLLKYEYQPFGGKIKDIAWTEDSKRLAVVGEGREKFGAVFLWDTGSSVGEIVGHSKIINSVDIKQTRPYRLVTGSDDNCTTFLEGPPFKFKCTMTDHSRFVNCVRFSPDGNRYASAGADGQIFLYDGKTGEKLSSLGGEKAHDGGIYAVSWSPDSTQLISASGDRTVKLWDVSSGTSVSTFSLGSDVLDQQLGCLWVNKHLLSVSLSGYINYLDRNNPDRPLRTIKGHTKSIQCVTVHKADGRTSIYSGSHDGHINIWDAESGENEAFVGKGHSNLVSRMMVDDAERLVTCSMDDTVRYTDLKKKEYSASDMVKMDVQPKCVSVGPGGLAVTVCIGQLVLLKDKKKLFTLDSLDYEPEAVAVHPGGGTVAVGGADGKVHLYSVQGNTLRDDGKALEVQGPVTDMSYSKDGAFLAVTDEKKVVTVFTVADAYKEKSEFYGHHAKVVCLSWSPDNDHFATSGMDMMVYVWTVSDTEKRIKLPDCHRLHHVSGLAWLNSNTLVTTSHDACIKQWTLKI is encoded by the exons AGCGAGTGTTTGCCAGCCTGCCTCATATGGAAAGGGGCGTGGCCAAAGTCCTGGGCGGAGACCCTAAAGGAAACAACTTCCTGTACACCAACGGCAAGAGTGTGATCATCAGGAACATCGAG AACCCTGCGATCGCTGACGTCTACACCGAGCATCCACATCAGGTCATCGTGGCCAAATACTGTCCCAGTGGCTTCTACATCGCATCGggcg atgtgtCAGGGAAGGTGCGTATCTGGGACACCACACAGAAGGAGCACCTGCTGAAGTACGAGTATCAGCCGTTCGGCGGGAAGATCAAAGACATCGCCTGGACAGAAGACAGCAAGAGACTGGCGGTGGTGGGGGAGGGGCGAGAGAA gtttggTGCAGTGTTCCTCTGGGACACCGGTTCATCAGTGGGGGAGATTGTGGGTCACAGTAAGATCATCAACAGTGTGGACATCAAGCAGACGCGTCCGTATCGGCTGGTGACCGGCAGCGACGACAACTGCACCACCTTCCTGGAGGGCCCGCCGTTCAAGTTCAAGTGCACCATGACC gATCACAGCCGCTTCGTCAACTGTGTGCGCTTCTCTCCTGATGGAAATCGTTACGCTTCTGCCGGAGCTGATGGAcag ATCTTCCTGTATGATGGTAAGACTGGAGAGAAGCTGTCGTCTCTGGGTGGAGAGAAGGCTCATGATGGAGGGATCTACGCT GTGAGCTGGAGTCCTGACAGTACGCAGTTGATCTCTGCATCAGGTGATCGGACAGTGAAGCTGTGGGACGTGAGCAGCGGGACGAGCGTCTCCACCTTCAGTCTGGGCTCAGATGTTCTGGATCAGCAGCTGGGCTGTCTCTGGGTCAACAAACACCTGCTGAGCGTCTCTCTGTCCGGATACATCAACTACCTGGACAGAAACAACCCCGACCGCCCGCTGCGCACCATCAAG ggtcaCACTAAGTCCATCCAGTGTGTGACGGTCCACAAGGCGGACGGACGGACGAGCATCTACTCCGGCAGTCATGATGGACACATCAATATC TGGGACGCGGAGAGCGGCGAGAACGAGGCGTTCGTGGGTAAAGGACACTCCAATCTGGTGTCCAGGATGATGGTGGACGACGCAGAGCGGCTGGTGACCTGCAGTATGGACGACACTGTGCGCTACACTGACCTGAAGAAGAAGGAGTACag tgcgTCTGATATGGTCAAAATGGACGTGCAGCCAAAGTGTGTGAGTGTGGGACCAGGAGGACTCGCCGTCACTGTGTGTATCGGACAG ctGGTTCTGTTGAAGGATAAGAAGAAGCTCTTCACTCTGGACTCTCTGGACTACGAGCCTGAAGCTGTGGCCGTTCATCCTGGAGGCGGGACTGTGGCAGTGGGCGGAGCC gacGGGAAGGTGCATCTGTATTCGGTTCAGGGAAACACACTGAGGGATGATGGGAAGGCGCTGGAGGTGCAGGGACCCGTGACGGACATGTCTTACTCTAAAGATGGAGCGTTCCTGGCGGTGACGGATGAGAAGAAGGTGGTCACCGTGTTCACCGTCGCTGATGCGTACAAG gagaaGAGTGAGTTCTACGGGCATCATGCGAAGGTGGTGTGTCTGTCCTGGTCTCCTGATAATGATCACTTCGCCACCAGCGGGATGGACATGATGGTGTACGTGTGGACGGTCAGCGACACTGAGAAGAGGATCAAGCTGCCGG attGTCATCGGCTGCATCACGTCAGCGGTCTGGCCTGGCTGAACTCCAACACACTCGTCACCACATCTCATGACGCCTGCATCAAACAGTGGACTCTGAAAATCTGA